A window from Vicinamibacteria bacterium encodes these proteins:
- a CDS encoding DUF3047 domain-containing protein, whose translation MLKVSSAVAALAFALVVPMRADDAVTKCWEEIRLSTGDPPSCLAEQAVALVPRVLSPLEPLERTRLGSALASAVMRDLDASAELTPSGEKPGAVRYRVIVAEEARDLVLVLGDDDALSDVLWDGRSIVDRYRELSGRLVSRYSFEYLVAELEGGGTIALEDFEAAPIGELPHGWKRRPFGADDGSNPYTVREESGNRFLRAEDRGENVMLYKEVKWNARKYPYFGWRWRIRAVPRDADERVDERADSAAGVYLTYRRRLGLVPETVKFVWSGRHPKGTLFRRPGMGMPWTLVAGSGEADERWQRVVYRIADVYEKTFGGDAGERPLGIAVLSDANETRSFAAADYDDFVALTSSDGLW comes from the coding sequence GTGCTGAAAGTCTCGTCGGCAGTCGCCGCGCTCGCTTTCGCGCTCGTCGTTCCGATGAGAGCGGACGACGCGGTCACGAAATGCTGGGAAGAGATTCGTCTCTCCACCGGTGACCCTCCGTCATGTCTCGCGGAGCAGGCGGTTGCGCTCGTCCCGCGCGTTCTGAGCCCACTCGAGCCTCTGGAGCGGACGCGGCTCGGAAGCGCTCTGGCCAGCGCGGTGATGCGCGACCTCGACGCTTCCGCCGAGCTGACTCCGAGCGGCGAAAAGCCCGGTGCGGTTCGATATCGTGTCATCGTGGCCGAAGAAGCTCGAGACCTCGTACTCGTCCTGGGCGATGACGACGCCCTTTCCGATGTCCTCTGGGATGGCCGCTCAATCGTCGACCGCTATCGCGAGCTCAGCGGGCGGCTCGTTTCCCGCTATTCGTTCGAGTATCTCGTGGCGGAGCTCGAAGGAGGAGGGACCATCGCTCTCGAGGATTTCGAGGCAGCGCCTATCGGAGAGCTTCCGCACGGTTGGAAGCGCCGCCCTTTCGGCGCGGATGATGGCAGCAATCCCTACACCGTTCGTGAAGAATCGGGCAATCGTTTCTTGAGGGCCGAGGACCGCGGCGAGAACGTCATGCTCTATAAAGAAGTGAAATGGAACGCGCGCAAGTATCCTTACTTTGGATGGCGGTGGCGCATACGCGCCGTTCCCCGTGATGCCGACGAGCGAGTCGACGAGCGCGCCGATAGTGCCGCGGGAGTCTATCTCACTTATCGACGCCGGCTCGGTCTCGTTCCCGAGACGGTCAAGTTCGTGTGGAGCGGTCGGCACCCGAAAGGAACCCTCTTTCGCCGCCCGGGAATGGGCATGCCGTGGACGCTCGTCGCCGGATCGGGCGAGGCCGACGAGCGCTGGCAGCGCGTCGTCTACCGCATCGCCGACGTCTATGAGAAAACCTTCGGAGGAGATGCGGGAGAGCGCCCCCTCGGAATCGCCGTTCTCTCCGATGCGAACGAAACCCGAAGCTTCGCCGCCGCCGACTACGATGATTTCGTCGCGTTGACTTCCTCCGACGGGCTGTGGTAG
- a CDS encoding class I SAM-dependent methyltransferase, which translates to MERLALDRFASPWLRNQHLARYHWAAGFATGKDVLDAACGSGYGSLILRDGGARRVTSVDRSPESFAISPRPSRAIRGDVTRLPLASGCVDLYVCFETLEHVEDDASLLREARRVLAPGGLFLCSTPNRDLLSPGHTLADRPRNPYHLREYSIIELEGLLSGFFPRVSLLGQTWFSDGHSRRLAWAGARSPHAAVRLQQLRNLASLPWETLERHQPRPLGEAGVPEVVIGVCSDLS; encoded by the coding sequence ATGGAGCGACTCGCTCTCGATCGGTTCGCCTCGCCCTGGCTGCGCAACCAACATTTGGCCCGTTACCATTGGGCGGCCGGCTTCGCCACGGGAAAGGACGTTCTCGACGCGGCCTGCGGCTCCGGCTATGGCTCGCTCATTCTCCGAGACGGGGGTGCCAGACGGGTCACTTCCGTCGATCGGTCTCCCGAATCGTTCGCCATAAGCCCGCGGCCGTCCCGCGCGATCCGCGGCGACGTCACCAGGCTTCCCCTCGCATCGGGATGCGTCGACCTCTACGTCTGCTTCGAGACGCTGGAGCACGTGGAGGACGACGCTTCTCTTCTCCGGGAGGCTCGGCGCGTGCTGGCGCCCGGCGGACTCTTCTTGTGCTCGACACCGAACCGCGATTTGCTGAGCCCGGGTCATACCCTCGCCGACCGGCCGCGTAATCCGTATCATCTCCGAGAGTATTCGATCATCGAGCTCGAAGGTTTGCTGTCCGGTTTCTTCCCTCGGGTGTCCCTCCTCGGGCAGACGTGGTTCTCCGACGGCCACTCGCGGCGGCTGGCGTGGGCCGGCGCTCGCTCCCCTCACGCTGCGGTCAGGCTCCAGCAGCTCAGGAACCTGGCGAGCCTGCCGTGGGAAACCCTCGAGCGCCATCAGCCGCGACCCTTGGGGGAGGCGGGCGTGCCCGAAGTCGTGATCGGCGTCTGCTCAGACCTCAGTTGA
- a CDS encoding peptidylprolyl isomerase — protein MKTSLGTIRIELYPEEAPKTVENFLAYTREGFYDGTIFHRVIEGFMIQGGGFNADMTEKGTRSPIENEADNGLKNERGTIAMARTMEPHSASSQFFINSKDNPPLDFSGKSVRGWGYAVFGRVVEGLQVVDAIEGVATTNRSGHQDVPVDPVIIESVRLLN, from the coding sequence ATGAAGACCAGTCTGGGGACGATCCGAATCGAGCTCTATCCCGAGGAGGCACCCAAGACGGTCGAGAACTTCCTGGCTTACACGCGTGAGGGCTTCTACGACGGAACGATTTTTCACCGGGTCATCGAAGGGTTCATGATCCAGGGAGGCGGATTCAACGCCGATATGACGGAGAAGGGGACGCGCTCTCCCATCGAGAACGAGGCCGACAACGGCTTGAAGAACGAGAGAGGCACCATCGCCATGGCTCGGACCATGGAGCCTCACAGCGCTTCGTCTCAGTTCTTCATCAACAGCAAGGACAATCCGCCGCTGGACTTCAGCGGCAAATCGGTCCGGGGCTGGGGTTACGCCGTTTTCGGCCGGGTCGTCGAGGGACTCCAAGTCGTCGACGCGATCGAAGGCGTTGCGACCACGAACCGCAGTGGCCACCAGGACGTGCCCGTGGATCCGGTCATCATCGAGAGCGTCCGCCTGCTCAACTGA
- a CDS encoding methylated-DNA--[protein]-cysteine S-methyltransferase encodes MRKLFHSRLSAAGRSFELYSVERALVAIGLPGDSSKTLAGWLRRYFDGVPVEPADTRHQGYERQLIEYFEGRRRVFDLRYELLGTDFQKDVWNAVASIPYGRTSSYRDIAHLIGRPEASRAVGAANGANPIPIVIPCHRVIGANGSLTGYGGGLPLKRRLLALEGALRAPSTQMRLEFQPSRSVSCPSGPSFA; translated from the coding sequence ATGCGGAAGTTGTTCCACTCGCGTCTTTCGGCGGCGGGTCGTTCGTTCGAGCTGTACTCCGTGGAAAGGGCCCTCGTGGCGATTGGCTTGCCCGGTGACTCTTCGAAGACACTCGCGGGTTGGCTGCGGCGGTATTTCGACGGTGTGCCGGTCGAACCCGCGGATACCCGCCACCAGGGCTATGAGCGCCAGCTCATCGAGTACTTCGAGGGACGTCGCCGGGTGTTCGATCTGCGTTACGAGCTTCTGGGTACGGATTTTCAGAAAGACGTGTGGAACGCGGTCGCGTCCATCCCCTACGGACGGACCTCGTCGTACCGTGACATTGCGCACCTCATCGGACGCCCCGAGGCGAGTCGTGCGGTCGGAGCGGCCAACGGGGCCAACCCCATTCCCATCGTCATCCCCTGCCATCGCGTCATCGGTGCGAACGGCTCGCTGACGGGATACGGAGGGGGGCTTCCGCTCAAGAGACGCCTGCTGGCTCTCGAGGGCGCGCTCCGAGCGCCATCTACCCAGATGAGACTAGAATTTCAACCATCAAGGAGTGTTTCATGTCCCTCAGGGCCCTCGTTTGCGTGA
- a CDS encoding HAD family hydrolase yields MDIVFDSKAILFDWDGTLLDSFPAGYRASITVLRHLGFEVDRKRFLETYSPNWYESYRLLGVPEEEWSNADALWRRTYREHESPLFPFVEKLLTRFDAAGYTLGLVTSGTRDRVDEELKRFRLDGLFAVTVCFEDTTDKKPHPAPLALAIEALDAEARSCIYVGDRPEDIEMGRRVGTYTVGVESEYGPRDLLERAEPDLLLVHAGLLADRFGV; encoded by the coding sequence ATGGATATCGTGTTCGACTCCAAAGCGATTCTCTTCGACTGGGATGGAACGCTCCTCGATTCCTTCCCCGCAGGCTACCGGGCCTCGATCACAGTGTTGCGCCATCTGGGCTTCGAGGTAGACCGGAAGCGCTTTCTCGAAACATACAGCCCGAACTGGTACGAATCGTACCGCTTGCTCGGCGTGCCCGAGGAGGAATGGTCGAATGCCGACGCGTTGTGGCGCCGGACTTATCGAGAGCACGAGTCTCCGCTCTTTCCGTTCGTCGAGAAGCTCCTCACCCGCTTCGACGCGGCGGGCTATACGCTCGGCCTCGTCACCAGTGGAACCCGCGACCGGGTGGACGAAGAGCTGAAACGATTCCGGCTCGACGGGCTCTTCGCCGTCACCGTATGTTTCGAGGACACCACCGACAAGAAACCGCATCCCGCGCCGCTGGCGCTGGCGATCGAAGCACTCGACGCGGAGGCCCGATCGTGTATCTACGTCGGTGACCGGCCGGAAGATATCGAGATGGGACGGCGGGTGGGCACCTACACCGTGGGGGTAGAGAGCGAGTACGGCCCCCGAGATCTGCTGGAGCGGGCCGAACCCGATCTTCTGCTCGTCCATGCCGGGCTTCTCGCGGATCGATTCGGGGTCTGA
- the polA gene encoding DNA polymerase I, translating to MSSERSPETLLLFDGNNLVYRSFFALPPLATRSGLPTNAVLGFANVLRKVLAESPPDFAAVTFDAGGKTVRHERFEEYKANRPPTPPDLKQQLPVARKLCEALGLAILEREGIEADDIIGTLSSLAERAGYRVLIVSSDKDLLQLVSNDTVVVHPVKYERLDTEGVRRKFGVAPQQIPDVLALVGDSVDNIPGVPGIGDKGAARLISEWGSLETLLDHAHEVKNKRQREALLAHRDEAKLSKELVTIVKDVELDIDLERLRYQGADRESARRLFEELEFTSHQKDYLPEETIDLTAEFRALRSEGDLERFLARARKTGTLALWLDLGRTEHFDPWDARVLRGGLAVETGEGVHVDCGRDGIAETDFLRRLQSVVGDDAVRLVAHDVKTLVNLFRSRGMEVGENLFDTRVAAYVSNPTRRSQELPDLLLEFLKTPLSSESEHQGPQGTLPGMSGGEEASGRLAAERAERTLRLADRLELRIAEDDLETVLTEIELPLISVLSSMELTGIAIDLEEFETMSKELSSELASITDEIHRLAGVEFNINSPRQLAEILFEKMNLPSFKKTQKQRVASTRVDVLEELAASFPLPRKILDYRALQKLKGTYVDALPSLVHPKTGRIHTSFNQTVTATGRLSSSDPNLQNIPIRTALGRRLRRAFVAERGYRLLSADYSQIELRVLAHLSRDEALIEAFRSGEDIHERTAKQVFGEAAGLSEGEKRRRAKIINFSIIYGKTAFTLGKEFGVSTREAQAFIDAYLDRYPRVRDLIDEIVREARRTGKVRTLFGRQRYVPEIGSRNRTTRAAAERVAVNTPVQGTAADLIKKAMIDLHRRLRNERMGARLLLQVHDELVLEVPEGELEVTTELVRDTMENVHPLEVPLRVDVVTGAAWEH from the coding sequence ATGTCGTCCGAGCGTTCCCCGGAGACTTTGCTGCTCTTCGACGGGAACAATCTCGTCTACCGCTCGTTTTTTGCTCTCCCTCCGTTGGCGACGCGCTCCGGCCTCCCGACCAACGCCGTCCTAGGCTTCGCCAACGTTCTGCGCAAGGTGCTCGCCGAGAGCCCTCCCGATTTCGCCGCGGTCACGTTCGACGCCGGCGGCAAGACCGTTCGTCACGAGCGCTTCGAAGAGTACAAGGCGAATCGCCCTCCCACGCCTCCGGACCTCAAACAGCAGCTTCCCGTTGCGCGCAAGCTCTGTGAAGCACTGGGGCTCGCCATACTCGAGCGCGAGGGCATCGAGGCCGACGATATCATCGGTACTCTTTCGAGCTTGGCCGAGCGGGCGGGCTACCGCGTTCTCATCGTGTCATCGGACAAGGACCTGCTGCAGCTCGTCTCGAACGACACCGTGGTCGTTCACCCCGTCAAGTACGAACGTCTCGATACCGAGGGTGTGCGGCGCAAATTCGGAGTCGCCCCGCAACAGATTCCCGACGTCCTCGCCCTCGTGGGTGACAGCGTGGACAACATTCCCGGCGTGCCCGGCATCGGTGACAAGGGCGCGGCCAGATTGATCTCGGAATGGGGCTCACTGGAAACGCTTCTCGACCACGCTCACGAGGTCAAGAACAAGAGGCAGCGCGAGGCCTTGCTCGCCCATCGGGACGAGGCCAAGCTCTCGAAAGAGCTCGTGACCATCGTGAAAGACGTGGAGCTCGACATCGACCTCGAGCGGCTCCGCTACCAGGGGGCCGACCGCGAATCGGCACGGCGCTTGTTCGAGGAGCTCGAGTTCACGAGCCACCAGAAGGACTACCTTCCCGAGGAGACCATCGACCTCACCGCGGAATTTCGCGCTCTTCGATCGGAGGGGGATCTCGAACGGTTTCTCGCTCGCGCCCGCAAGACCGGAACGCTCGCGCTCTGGCTCGACCTCGGTCGAACGGAACATTTCGATCCATGGGATGCTCGCGTCCTTCGCGGGGGGCTTGCGGTCGAAACGGGAGAAGGGGTTCATGTGGACTGTGGTCGCGACGGGATCGCCGAGACGGACTTTCTGAGACGCTTGCAATCGGTCGTGGGCGACGACGCGGTTCGCCTCGTGGCGCATGACGTGAAGACTCTCGTCAATCTCTTTCGCTCGCGCGGGATGGAGGTGGGTGAGAACCTCTTCGACACCCGCGTGGCCGCCTACGTCTCCAACCCGACCCGAAGATCTCAAGAGCTCCCCGACCTGCTGCTCGAGTTCCTCAAGACTCCCCTGTCGTCAGAGAGCGAGCACCAAGGGCCTCAGGGGACGCTTCCCGGCATGTCTGGCGGTGAGGAAGCGTCGGGGCGGCTCGCCGCCGAAAGGGCCGAGAGAACCTTGAGACTTGCCGACCGGCTCGAGCTCCGCATCGCCGAAGACGACCTCGAGACGGTTCTCACCGAGATCGAGTTGCCCCTCATCAGCGTGCTGTCCTCGATGGAGCTCACTGGAATCGCCATCGATCTCGAGGAGTTCGAGACGATGTCGAAGGAGCTCAGCTCCGAGCTCGCGAGCATCACCGACGAGATCCACCGGCTGGCCGGCGTCGAGTTCAATATCAACTCTCCCCGGCAGCTCGCCGAGATTCTGTTCGAGAAAATGAACCTGCCATCGTTCAAGAAAACGCAGAAACAGAGGGTGGCTTCGACCCGGGTCGATGTTCTCGAAGAGCTGGCGGCGTCGTTTCCTCTCCCCCGGAAGATCCTCGATTACCGTGCACTCCAGAAGCTGAAAGGAACCTACGTCGATGCGCTTCCGTCGCTGGTGCATCCGAAGACCGGTCGGATCCACACCAGTTTCAACCAGACGGTTACCGCCACCGGGCGTTTGTCCTCGAGCGATCCCAACCTACAGAACATTCCCATCCGAACCGCGCTCGGCCGGCGGTTGCGACGTGCCTTCGTCGCCGAGCGCGGTTATCGGCTACTGTCGGCCGATTACTCGCAGATCGAGCTGCGCGTGCTCGCGCACCTGAGCCGGGACGAGGCCCTCATCGAGGCATTCCGTTCCGGCGAGGACATCCACGAAAGGACGGCGAAGCAAGTCTTCGGCGAGGCCGCGGGTCTCTCCGAGGGGGAAAAAAGACGGCGGGCGAAGATCATCAATTTCAGCATCATTTACGGCAAGACCGCTTTCACACTCGGTAAGGAGTTCGGGGTGTCGACCCGCGAGGCCCAGGCCTTCATCGATGCTTATCTCGATCGATATCCGCGAGTCCGGGATCTCATCGACGAGATCGTGCGCGAAGCGAGGCGAACCGGCAAGGTGAGGACGCTCTTCGGAAGGCAGCGCTACGTCCCGGAGATCGGCTCTCGGAACCGCACCACCCGGGCCGCCGCCGAGAGGGTCGCCGTCAATACGCCCGTCCAGGGAACGGCAGCCGATCTCATCAAGAAGGCCATGATCGACCTCCACCGGCGTTTGAGAAACGAGCGAATGGGAGCCCGACTCCTTTTGCAGGTTCACGACGAGCTCGTGCTCGAGGTGCCCGAGGGCGAGCTCGAGGTGACGACCGAGCTCGTTCGGGACACCATGGAGAACGTCCACCCCCTAGAAGTGCCGCTTCGAGTAGACGTCGTGACCGGAGCCGCGTGGGAGCATTGA
- a CDS encoding histidine kinase dimerization/phospho-acceptor domain-containing protein: MGEQPTGGSVALSQRNRSLFTRGLATAALAGVTVGTLYLFHGVFGSLAEAGLFAALVALSLTLGVSLARHRTRVVHADRARYHESLTNAVVESITDGVIVTDAHGTIRLVNSRAREILDLGSEPLVGRSLYPLVECFESLSDEVVIKEALERIVERGESLSTEVRLSHPGTRQCALHLRPVKSSEGRVEGIVSTLSEVTQSPGKETRTDLLSMVKDEIRTPLATIRGFAQILLNRELETAKAREFLGIIHKQSNRLVDLVNDCVDIARIESGRRVITREPVDLIEIIENAVADLRPLAAEKRITLHYEPPYCTVPSISGDRNLIEQVLINLISNAIKYSSKGAWARVEVTRTNGHVAVAVADNGLGIPRDALPRIFEKFYRVRCDDREDII; encoded by the coding sequence ATGGGGGAGCAGCCTACCGGGGGAAGCGTTGCCTTGTCGCAACGAAACAGGAGCCTTTTCACGAGGGGTCTGGCAACCGCCGCTCTTGCCGGCGTGACCGTGGGCACGCTGTATCTTTTCCATGGAGTCTTCGGCTCCCTGGCCGAAGCCGGCCTCTTCGCGGCCCTCGTCGCGCTGTCGCTCACCCTCGGGGTTTCGCTCGCGAGGCATCGTACCCGCGTCGTTCACGCCGACCGAGCTCGTTACCACGAGTCGTTGACGAATGCCGTGGTTGAAAGCATCACCGACGGCGTGATCGTAACGGACGCTCACGGCACCATCCGGCTCGTCAATTCCCGTGCCCGGGAGATACTCGATCTCGGATCCGAGCCACTGGTCGGTCGCAGCCTGTACCCGTTAGTCGAGTGCTTCGAGAGCTTGTCCGACGAGGTGGTCATCAAAGAAGCGCTCGAGCGAATCGTCGAGCGGGGCGAATCCCTCTCCACCGAGGTTCGACTGTCGCATCCCGGGACTCGCCAGTGTGCCCTCCATCTCCGCCCGGTCAAGAGCTCCGAGGGGCGGGTCGAGGGCATCGTGAGCACGCTCTCCGAAGTGACACAATCGCCGGGCAAAGAAACGAGGACGGATCTCCTGTCGATGGTGAAGGACGAGATTCGAACGCCCCTCGCGACGATCCGCGGCTTCGCTCAGATTCTTCTCAACCGTGAGCTCGAGACCGCCAAGGCCAGGGAGTTTCTCGGAATCATTCACAAGCAGTCCAATCGACTCGTCGACCTGGTGAACGATTGCGTCGATATCGCTCGGATCGAATCCGGCCGGCGAGTCATCACCCGTGAGCCCGTCGACCTGATCGAGATCATCGAGAACGCGGTCGCCGACCTCAGGCCGCTCGCCGCCGAAAAAAGAATCACTCTTCACTATGAGCCGCCATATTGCACCGTGCCTTCGATCTCCGGCGACCGGAACTTGATCGAACAGGTCCTCATCAACCTGATCTCGAACGCGATCAAGTACAGCTCCAAGGGGGCCTGGGCTCGGGTCGAGGTGACGAGAACGAACGGCCACGTGGCGGTTGCCGTGGCGGACAACGGTCTCGGCATTCCCCGGGACGCCCTGCCCCGAATCTTCGAGAAGTTCTACCGAGTGCGATGCGACGACCGCGAGGACATCATC